The DNA segment AATTGAGAGACATTAGAAGTAACGGAACTTTCGTAATTTTTGAATTGATTCATTCATATTCTTGCAGTGACCCTAACTTGACAATTCCCGGCCAAATCGCAGCCGTAGCAACCACGACTAAAATCGTGCCAATACCGCCACCAACTACGGAAAGCACAGGGCCGAATAAAGCTGCCGTTAGACCAGATTCAAAACCTCCCAACTCATTGGAAGCGCTAATAAATACGCTATTAATCGCTGCAACTCGACCGCGTAATTGGTCGGGGGTTCTGATTTGCACCAATGTATGGCGAATCACTACGCTGATAGTATCTAGTGCGCCACTCAGGGTAAGCATGATTAGGGATAGCCAAAACCACCGGGAAAGACCAAAGATAATTGTCACCACACCAAAGCCAATCACAGACCACAATAAAGCTGTCCCAGCTTTACGTAGTGGTGGGAGATAGGCTAAGGTCACAGCCATAATTAAAGCGCCGATGGAAGGCGCTGCTTGTAAGTATCCCAGTTCTACTGGCCCCACCTGCAAAATATCTTTGGCAAAGACTGGTAACAGTGCAACTGCGCCTCCTAATAAGACAGCAAACATATCTAAGGTAATAGCTGCCAGAATTAATTGATTTTCCCAAATGAACTTAGCACCGGCGGCTAGTACTTGTAAGGATATAGGTTCAGTGACACGCTCAACTGTTTTCTCTTTGATTGCTGCCATGAAGAGAAAACACAAAAAACCAGCGATCGCTGCTAAGATATACACTCCTGTGGCGCTTCCTAGTACTGCAATCCCCAAACCACCCAAAGCCGGGCCAGCCACAGATGCTAACTGAAAGCTACTACTATTCCAAGTGGCTGCATTGGTAAACACATTCACTGGTATTAACTGCCACATAATTGCATCACTGGCAGGCTTGAGAAATGCTCTACCCACACCAATAAGCGCCAAGCAGCCATAAATTAAAAATACTGCGCCTCTAGTATAAGACAGTACTGCTAAACCCAGGGAGCAGAGCGCTAATAACATTACTGACAATAATATAGTCAGTTTGCGTGAACGGCGATCGGCAATATCTCCAGCAACTAAGGTGAGGGCAATCATCGGTAAGACTTGGGCTAACCCCACGCCACCTAACACCATAGCTGAGTTAGTGCGTTCGTAGAGTTCCCAACCAATAGCTACAGTCTGCATCTGTGATCCCACAGATAGCAGCACACGTCCTAATGTAAATAGGCGATAGTCTCGAAACCTCAAAGCGGCAAAGGGGTCGTGCTGGTTAGCTTCAGCGCTTGGGGGGGGTGAATTCCGTTTGATCAAAGACATTTTTGAGTAAAGCCAATCCTTTTTCAACTTGGGATATTTCCTCGGCTGTCAGACCTTCCAAAAGATCAGCAATTTGGGCGCGTGTTTCATCTAAAGATTGTTGCAAAATAGATTTCCCCTCATCAGTCAGAGTGAGGACAATACGTCTGCGCTCTTGTGGATGGTGAATCCGTTGCACTAATTCCCGTTGTACTAGCCGTTCGATTGTGGCTGATGCTGTAGCAGAGGTGACACCTAAATGCTCTGCTAGATCAGATAAGGACGCTCCGGGGTTACGATTGAGGAATGCTAGCGATCGCAATTGTGGTATCGATAAAAAAGTGGCTTTGTGCGCTCGCATTTTCGCTCGGATAAACCGCATCACTGAGGGTACTGTTTCCATTACTTTGGCGGCACATTCTACAGAATTTGCACCTTCTTGAGAGGGTTTATCGAGCTTCATGAGTATCGTAATTCTCCTAATTACATCATCACCAGTGGATAAAGTTTGCCACAGATGAGGTTTAAACCTATTAATGCTAATAAGAGAATTGTACAATCCAGACCAAAGCCATATACGCTTGAACCTTGCAACAATCATTCTCACCCGCTCCTCAATCCTACACGCCCAATTCGGACATTACCTGTAACCATTTATCTGGTGTTGGCAAACTTTCCTGGAGAAATTCGGGGGTAAGATTGCTAGCGTTGGCTTTGTATAAAAGAGTTGCGTAGGTAAAACAACGAGCTTGTTTCTTGAAATCGTCAGCACCGTAAACAGAAATCAGTTCTGCTAGTTTATCTTCTACCTTGAGGATTGCTGTGGGAGCAAGGGCAAGTAAATCATTCATCCACTGTTCCTTCTCCACAATGAAGGCGGACAATTCTGGATGCGGGGAATCTCTATATTCATCACAAACTGCCTGGATTTTTGCCCATTTATAACTACCCCAGGGTTTAGCCATCATCACAGGTAACTGCCATTTGACCATCTCTTCACGCCAATAGTCTTGAGGTGCTTGTACCTGCACAACCTCAAAACTAGGTAAAATTAACCCAGTTAATTTACCACCGTGACAGGCTCCAGTATCAATCCCATAAATCTTTCCCGCAATGATCAGTGGAATATCACCTACAACATGATGACCAAAGATAATAGGCTTGACACCAGTATATAACTGGCTCCAGTATGTATTTCCATAGCGTTTTTCTAGATGCTTTTCTCCCGCAGTGCAACCACACAAAACCTCTGGTCTCTGTTCCCCTATAGGTATACCATCTTCCACGGCCGCATGAACTAAAATTGCTGCGTCA comes from the Nostoc sp. PCC 7120 = FACHB-418 genome and includes:
- a CDS encoding MFS transporter; protein product: MSLIKRNSPPPSAEANQHDPFAALRFRDYRLFTLGRVLLSVGSQMQTVAIGWELYERTNSAMVLGGVGLAQVLPMIALTLVAGDIADRRSRKLTILLSVMLLALCSLGLAVLSYTRGAVFLIYGCLALIGVGRAFLKPASDAIMWQLIPVNVFTNAATWNSSSFQLASVAGPALGGLGIAVLGSATGVYILAAIAGFLCFLFMAAIKEKTVERVTEPISLQVLAAGAKFIWENQLILAAITLDMFAVLLGGAVALLPVFAKDILQVGPVELGYLQAAPSIGALIMAVTLAYLPPLRKAGTALLWSVIGFGVVTIIFGLSRWFWLSLIMLTLSGALDTISVVIRHTLVQIRTPDQLRGRVAAINSVFISASNELGGFESGLTAALFGPVLSVVGGGIGTILVVVATAAIWPGIVKLGSLQEYE
- a CDS encoding MarR family winged helix-turn-helix transcriptional regulator; this encodes MKLDKPSQEGANSVECAAKVMETVPSVMRFIRAKMRAHKATFLSIPQLRSLAFLNRNPGASLSDLAEHLGVTSATASATIERLVQRELVQRIHHPQERRRIVLTLTDEGKSILQQSLDETRAQIADLLEGLTAEEISQVEKGLALLKNVFDQTEFTPPKR
- a CDS encoding metallophosphoesterase encodes the protein MRTIIVGDIHGCYEELLQLLTKAQITKEDCLISLGDIVDRGVDSVRVYDFLKNRPNTIVLMGNHERKHLRQTLSYSQEIVKLQFGDRYPEFLEWVSHRPYYHETDAAILVHAAVEDGIPIGEQRPEVLCGCTAGEKHLEKRYGNTYWSQLYTGVKPIIFGHHVVGDIPLIIAGKIYGIDTGACHGGKLTGLILPSFEVVQVQAPQDYWREEMVKWQLPVMMAKPWGSYKWAKIQAVCDEYRDSPHPELSAFIVEKEQWMNDLLALAPTAILKVEDKLAELISVYGADDFKKQARCFTYATLLYKANASNLTPEFLQESLPTPDKWLQVMSELGV